A window of the Carassius carassius chromosome 36, fCarCar2.1, whole genome shotgun sequence genome harbors these coding sequences:
- the myorg gene encoding myogenesis-regulating glycosidase, protein MYQVVPGGAGGTITDGVPIKKIDKDSRPLVGAGVIGAILVIAAVTAWCYYIASLRKADLLKTELLDLNKDGFLIRNQAGGIVLKMGFRSGTLDLDSCSKEGVILRCSRSFAGKVNFFIMTVKPKETVVCYRVRWEELESDRPVQHAMSYNESHWYGGAETAVQHWPISISGQQAPKPFVTSDVYSNRHDFGGILERYWLSSNATAIKINDSVPFHLGWNDTEKTMYFQARYQNSPYKPAPGRPPYAELSYRVCVGPDVTSIHKVMVRRYFPKPNKVPAKEMFRHPIWSTWALHKTDINQEKLLTYAENIRKHGFNCSHLELDDRYTSKYGEFEFDTHKFPNASAMFQKLKADGFLVSLWTHPFVNYDSANFGPCVQKGMFVMEPTGQLPALVKWWNGIGGILDFTNPEARNWFTSHLRSLRQKYGISSFKLDAGETSYLPWQFRTRVHLPDPSTFTRRYTEMAIPFNERAELRSGYSSQNISCFFRLIDRDSVWGYELGLKSLIPTVLTISILGYQFILPDMIGGNAYHNRTDGNGKLPDRELYIRWLELSAFMPSMQFSIPPWEYDDEVVAIAQRFTELHETLVAPRVIELAGEVLDTGDPIIRPLWWIATSDETAYRVDSQFLIGDDLMVAPVLEPGKQERDIYLPAGRWKSYKGERFDNKEPIHLTDYPVDLDEIAYFEWVQ, encoded by the exons ATGTACCAAGTAGTCCCAGGAGGAGCAGGAGGAACAATTACAGATGGTGTGCCCATCAAGAAGATAGACAAGGACAGTCGCCCTCTGGTGGGGGCTGGAGTTATTGGTGCGATTCTGGTTATTGCAGCAGTGACTGCATGGTGCTACTATATTGCCTCCCTTCGTAAAGCTGACCTGCTGAAGACAGAATTGCTTGATCTGAATAAGGATGGCTTTCTCATCCGTAACCAGGCCGGGGGGATTGTCCTGAAGATGGGTTTCAG ATCTGGCACACTTGATCTCGACTCCTGCTCAAAGGAGGGAGTGATCCTTCGTTGCTCGCGTTCGTTTGCTGGCAAGGTGAACTTCTTCATTATGACCGTGAAACCAAAAGAGACGGTGGTGTGTTACCGTGTGCGTTGGGAGGAGTTGGAGTCAGACCGGCCTGTGCAACATGCCATGTCCTACAATGAATCGCACTGGTATGGTGGTGCTGAGACTGCTGTTCAGCATTGGCCTATTTCCATCTCAGGCCAGCAGGCACCCAAACCTTTTGTCACTAGCGACGTGTACTCCAATCGCCATGACTTCGGTGGCATCCTGGAGCGCTACTGGCTTTCGTCCAATGCAACTGCCATTAAGATCAATGACTCTGTGCCTTTCCACCTGGGCTGGAATGATACAGAGAAAACCATGTACTTTCAGGCACGATATCAGAACAGTCCATACAAACCAGCACCTGGAAGACCTCCCTATGCTGAGCTTAGTTACAGAGTCTGTGTTGGCCCAGATGTGACCTCTATCCACAAGGTCATGGTTCGTCGATACTTCCCCAAACCCAACAAAGTGCCTGCCAAAGAAATGTTCCGGCACCCAATTTGGTCCACCTGGGCTTTACATAAGACTGACATCAACCAGGAAAAGCTTTTAACTTATGCAGAGAATATACGCAAACATGGTTTTAACTGTAGCCACTTAGAACTTGATGATCGTTATACTAGTAAATACGGGGAGTTTGAATTTGACACCCACAAGTTCCCAAATGCTTCTGCCATGTTTCAAAAGCTCAAGGCAGATGGCTTCCTGGTATCCCTGTGGACGCATCCCTTTGTGAATTATGATTCTGCTAATTTTGGGCCATGTGTACAGAAAGGCATGTTCGTGATGGAGCCAACAGGCCAACTTCCTGCATTGGTTAAGTGGTGGAATGGCATCGGTGGAATCCTCGATTTTACCAATCCAGAAGCTCGCAACTGGTTCACGTCCCATCTTCGCTCTTTACGCCAAAAATATGGCATTTCTTCCTTCAAGTTGGATGCAGGCGAGACCAGCTACTTGCCCTGGCAGTTCAGAACTCGAGTCCACCTTCCGGACCCAAGCACCTTCACTCGCCGCTACACCGAAATGGCCATTCCTTTCAACGAACGTGCTGAACTTCGGTCCGGCTACAGCTCTCAGAATATCTCCTGTTTTTTCCGTCTAATTGACCGGGACTCTGTGTGGGGCTATGAACTTGGCCTCAAGTCCCTGATCCCAACCGTCCTCACAATTAGCATCCTGGGCTACCAGTTTATCTTGCCAGACATGATTGGAGGCAATGCATATCACAATCGTACCGATGGAAATGGCAAGCTTCCAGACCGTGAGCTCTATATTCGGTGGCTGGAGCTGTCTGCTTTCATGCCCTCCATGCAGTTCTCCATTCCTCCATGGGAGTATGATGATGAAGTGGTGGCTATCGCTCAACGGTTCACTGAACTACATGAGACACTGGTGGCTCCCAGGGTCATAGAACTGGCTGGAGAAGTTCTGGACACTGGGGACCCCATTATTCGCCCATTATGGTGGATCGCCACCAGTGATGAAACGGCTTATAGAGTTGACTCACAGTTTTTGATAGGAGATGACTTGATGGTGGCACCAGTACTGGAGCCGGGCAAACAAGAAAGGGATATCTATTTACCTGCTGGACGCTGGAAAAGTTACAAAGGAGAACGATTTGACAACAAAGAGCCAATACATCTAACAGATTATCCAGTTGATCTTGATGAAATTGCTTACTTTGAATGGGTTCAGTAA